A single Montipora foliosa isolate CH-2021 chromosome 7, ASM3666993v2, whole genome shotgun sequence DNA region contains:
- the LOC138009957 gene encoding uncharacterized protein encodes MAGKCAAIGYCFSFLVIICLIYMLVFRGFGWFLELDYQPRGNTLTLYPVDGKFFGPGSTVKCNVSAMPGFRIPSLQSFIQATTTGKDQDFILNGLAVYSKLSNACQPLEDVRNAQIQVHKVALVSLTNNNYSLCPLEKLTVNAQNAGYSVLICFTENSDVFPSTKEEIPAYKHLIPISYLTSKDCYLVSNYTAIYPFEVNTFLAWNDRTNVEIRAPPRVQYSFELEKMRSYLSRLYYWFLVGPIVTLVWLTRTKKFYWMSGARQVGEGRAVGNGTHSEMRNMEEAANSNEESFLNSVTEQRVENHHGTDDSESSRCQLLQTMP; translated from the coding sequence ATGGCGGGGAAGTGTGCTGCAATAGGCTATTGCTTTTCCTTCTTGGTGATAATATGTTTGATCTACATGCTTGTATTTCGTGGATTTGGATGGTTCTTGGAGTTGGATTACCAGCCGAGAGGAAACACTCTCACTTTGTATCCAGTTGATGGCAAGTTCTTCGGTCCTGGATCTACAGTAAAATGCAACGTGTCAGCCATGCCAGGATTTAGGATACCTTCGTTGCAGTCCTTCATACAGGCAACAACCACAGGGAAAGACCAAGATTTTATTTTGAATGGACTTGCGGTGTATTCAAAGCTCTCAAATGCATGCCAGCCACTGGAGGATGTACGCAATGCACAAATTCAGGTCCATAAAGTCGCTCTTGTTAGTCTGACAAACAACAACTATAGTTTGTGTCCTTTGGAGAAGCTGACAGTAAATGCACAGAACGCAGGGTACTCTGTGTTGATATGTTTTACAGAAAACTCAGATGTTTTTCCTTCGACGAAGGAAGAAATCCCTGCGTACAAGCACCTGATACCGATTTCATATCTTACAAGCAAGGACTGTTACCTGGTCTCCAATTACACTGCAATCTATCCTTTTGAGGTTAACACATTTTTGGCTTGGAACGACCGAACAAATGTGGAGATCCGAGCTCCACCCCGCGTGCAGTACTCCTTTGAACTGGAGAAAATGAGATCATATTTAAGCCGACTTTATTACTGGTTCCTCGTTGGACCGATAGTAACTTTGGTTTGGCTGACACGTACAAAGAAATTCTATTGGATGTCTGGAGCTCGACAAGTAGGTGAAGGTCGTGCAGTAGGGAATGGAACTCATAGTGAAATGCGAAACATGGAAGAAGCTGCAAATAGTAACGAGGAGTCATTTTTGAACTCGGTTACTGAACAGAGAGTGGAGAATCATCATGGAACAGATGACAGTGAAAGCAGCCGCTGCCAATTGCTGCAAACAATGCCG
- the LOC138010702 gene encoding uncharacterized protein has translation MRQTQGTVRYVNIIKIIPGKMDVGFCYLILIIAALRVGISRGELSFFRFDEGGDMDPSLLSLYWSPFKIFCFFMYSLFACKTTWTVQTNISKLIRSNWFTSNISLLVLGIVVPFFSSTMSFSGWPTPSYFATYDTVCTVCNGLFIVILNKHKFVTRYVFYISVCMIFAYLDSNVVAVIYFALNSQGSLNNLKLTALRTVAIGLTLSTSFSSSMHIIRKLVKPRESLFESLSEN, from the coding sequence ATGAGACAGACTCAAGGTACTGTCAGATATGTTAACATTATCAAAATAATTCCTGGCAAAATGGATGTGGGTTTTTGTTATCTGATTCTCATTATAGCAGCCCTTCGGGTTGGTATTTCCAGAGGAGAGTTATCATTTTTCAGATTTGATGAGGGCGGTGACATGGATCCGTCGTTACTTTCCTTATATTGGTCACCTTTTAAGATCTTCTGTTTTTTCATGTATAGTCTGTTCGCCTGTAAAACCACGTGGACCGTTCAAACCAACATTTCAAAGCTGATTCGGAGTAACTGGTTCACttcaaacatttctttgttgGTTTTAGGGATAGTAGTACcgtttttttcttcaacaatGTCTTTTTCTGGTTGGCCAACACCTTCTTATTTTGCAACATACGACACAGTGTGCACTGTCTGCAATGGGCTTTTCATAGTCATCTTAAACAAACACAAATTTGTGACAAGGTATGTTTTCTACATCAGTGTTTGCATGATTTTTGCTTACCTTGATAGTAATGTCGTGGCTGTGATTTATTTTGCACTCAATTCGCAAGGATCCTTAAACAACCTAAAACTCACAGCTCTCCGCACTGTAGCAATTGGCCTGACTTTGTCTACAAGTTTTAGTTCTTCCATGCACATCATCCGGAAACTTGTCAAGCCAAGGGAATCGCTGTTTGAAAGTCTTTCAGAAAATTAA